One genomic window of Coffea eugenioides isolate CCC68of chromosome 1, Ceug_1.0, whole genome shotgun sequence includes the following:
- the LOC113777461 gene encoding CTP synthase, whose amino-acid sequence MKYVLVTGGVVSGLGKGVTASSIGVVLKACGLRVTSIKIDPYLNTDAGTMSPFEHGEVFVLDDGGEVDLDLGNYERFLDVTLTRDNNITTGKIYQSVLEKERKGDYLGKTVQVVPHVTDAIRNWIETVSVIPVDGKEGPADVCVIELGGTVGDIESMPFIEALRQLFFSVGQDNFCLIHVSLIPVLGVVGEQKTKPTQHSVRELRALGLTPHFLACRSAEPLLESTKLKLSQFCHVADGNILNIHDVPNIWHIPLLLRNQNAHDAILKHLNLRSVATPPELQEWTKRAETFDNLQNSVRIAMVGKYVGLPDSYLSVVKALLHACIARSLKPSVDWIAASDLEDESSESTPEAHTAAWRTLREAACVLVPGGFGDRGVRGMLLAAKYARENNVPYLGICLGMQIAVIEFARSVLGLQGANSTEFDADTQNPVVIFMPEGSKTHMGSTMRLGSRRTLLQTPDCITAKLYHNSEYVDERHRHRYEVNPEVVGILEEAGLRFVGKDESGKRMEILENPSHPFYVGVQFHPEFKSRPGRPSALFLGLILAATGQLEAYLTKQQNGSL is encoded by the exons ATGAAGTACGTATTAGTTACCGGCGGTGTCGTCAGTGGGCTGGGCAAGGGCGTAACTGCTAGCAGTATCGGCGTCGTTCTTAAAGCTTGCGGCCTTCGCGTCACTTCCATTAAGATCG ATCCATACTTGAATACTGATGCCGGTACCATGTCTCCTTTTGAACATGGGGAAGTTTTTGTTCTGGATGATGGAGGAGAG gTTGATCTAGATTTGGGGAATTATGAAAGATTTTTGGATGTGACGCTTACAAGAGACAACAACATTACCACCGGGAAGATATATCAG TCTGTCCTtgaaaaggaacggaaaggagATTACCTTGGGAAGACAGTTCAG GTTGTTCCACATGTCACTGATGCAATTAGGAATTGGATTGAAACAGTTTCTGTCATTCCTGTGGATGGGAAGGAGGGGCCTGCTGATGTTTGTGTCATTGAATTGGGAGGCACTGTAG GTGATATTGAGTCTATGCCATTCATTGAGGCTTTACGACAGTTATTCTTCTCTGTTG GACAAGATAACTTCTGCCTCATCCATGTCAGTCTTATACCTGTTCTTGGGGTTGTGGGTGAGCAA AAAACTAAGCCTACACAACATAGTGTAAGGGAACTAAGAGCTCTAGGCTTGACACCTCATTTTTTGGCATGCCGTTCTGCTGAG CCATTGTTGGAAAGTACGAAGCTGAAGCTTTCCCAATTTTGTCACGTAGCT GATGGTAATATACTCAATATCCATGACGTTCCAAATATTTGGCACATTCCTCTTCTGCTTCGG AATCAAAATGCTCATGATGCCATTTTGAAACACCTAAATTTGAGGAG CGTTGCAACACCTCCTGAATTACAGGAGTGGACCAAGAGGGCTGAGACTTTTGATAACCTCCAAAATAGT GTTCGAATTGCGATGGTTGGGAAATATGTTGGTTTACCAGATTCTTATTTATCTGTAGTTAAG GCTCTTCTGCATGCCTGCATTGCTCGTTCACTGAAGCCATCAGTTGACTGGATTGCAGCTTCAGATCTTGAAGATGAAAGTTCAGAATCG ACACCAGAAGCTCATACTGCTGCATGGAGGACTCTAAGA GAGGCAGCATGTGTCTTAGTACCTGGTGGGTTTGGAGACCGTGGTGTGAGGGGAATGTTGTTGGCTGCCAAGTATGCAAGGGAGAATAATGTTCCTTATCTTGGGATTTGCTTAGGCATGCAGATTGCTGTGATTGAGTTTGCAAGATCT GTTTTGGGTTTGCAAGGGGCAAACAGTACAGAGTTTGATGCTGATACTCAAAATCCGGTTGTAATTTTCATGCCAGAG GGTTCTAAAACACATATGGGAAGTACCATGAGGCTTGGTAGTCGGAGAACATTGTTACAGACTCCTGATTGTATCACTGCAAAGCT GTATCATAACTCAGAATATGTGGATGAGCGACATCGACATAGATACGAG GTGAATCCTGAAGTAGTTGGCATTTTGGAGGAAGCTGGATTGAGATTTGTGGGAAAGGATGAAAGTGGGAAAAGAATGGAG ATCTTAGAGAATCCCAGCCATCCATTCTATGTGGGTGTTCAATTTCATCCAGAATTCAAGTCACGACCAGGAAGACCCTCAGCTCTGTTTTTAG GGTTAATTTTGGCGGCCACCGGGCAATTGGAAGCATACCTTACAAAGCAACAGAATGGAAGCCTATAG